One Nitrospira sp. DNA window includes the following coding sequences:
- a CDS encoding ATP-binding region, ATPase-like:Histidine kinase A-like has protein sequence MLRYDQQSSSTTGAAMATAHAAVCVPLQNRTGLLGLCTFGPIGKDLHWDEEALVVAETVARIACNALAHHMAQDDLRRASTLMRRTDRLRSLEIMAGGFAHEIRNPLTSIKTFVQLAPQRQHDPVFITEFSRHAIEDVHRIEGLLHEILDYAGYMTPRPTEVDLNELVASCLCFVSATASRRGIRLRTVLAPRLPLLSLDRQQIKQVLLNLLLNALEAMPDGQGSICVQTRVIPPDGGGATWVQMQVEDQGCGIAPDHLEHIFDPFFTTKHSNSTGDGSGLGLTTAHQIVREHGGELSVESRVGAGSTFSVNLPVPDERTTASAALE, from the coding sequence ATGCTCCGGTACGACCAGCAATCTTCCTCAACGACCGGCGCGGCCATGGCTACGGCGCATGCGGCAGTCTGCGTTCCGCTCCAAAACCGGACCGGCCTCCTCGGTCTGTGCACCTTCGGCCCGATCGGCAAGGATCTTCACTGGGACGAGGAAGCTTTGGTGGTCGCCGAGACGGTCGCACGTATCGCCTGCAATGCCTTGGCCCATCACATGGCTCAGGACGATCTGCGCCGGGCCTCCACGTTGATGAGACGGACCGATCGCCTGCGCTCGCTGGAAATCATGGCGGGCGGATTTGCCCATGAAATCCGCAACCCGCTCACCTCGATCAAGACCTTTGTGCAGTTGGCTCCGCAACGTCAGCACGATCCGGTGTTCATCACGGAATTCAGCCGCCACGCCATCGAAGATGTCCATCGCATCGAAGGCCTGCTCCACGAGATCCTCGACTATGCCGGCTACATGACTCCGCGACCGACCGAGGTGGACCTCAACGAACTCGTCGCATCCTGCCTGTGTTTCGTGTCGGCCACGGCGTCGCGGCGCGGGATCCGCCTGCGGACAGTCCTTGCCCCGCGGCTGCCCCTCCTCTCGCTTGATCGTCAACAGATCAAGCAGGTTCTCCTGAACCTCTTGCTGAATGCGCTGGAGGCCATGCCGGACGGCCAAGGGAGTATTTGTGTGCAGACGCGCGTGATCCCACCTGACGGCGGCGGCGCAACGTGGGTACAGATGCAGGTCGAGGACCAGGGATGCGGCATTGCGCCGGATCACCTGGAACATATCTTCGATCCGTTCTTTACGACGAAGCATTCCAACAGCACCGGCGACGGCTCGGGCCTTGGCCTGACGACCGCCCACCAGATCGTCCGCGAACACGGCGGCGAGCTGTCGGTCGAAAGTCGAGTCGGCGCGGGGTCCACGTTTTCCGTGAATCTTCCCGTACCGGATGAGCGAACCACAGCCTCAGCAGCACTGGAGTA